One region of Lactobacillus johnsonii genomic DNA includes:
- a CDS encoding phage tail protein translates to MGYRIVAYDKPTDKGGFIVYDQNLATRNLVSGSLNLKLTDIDDLDLTVNQLNPLYDRVEPLITHIEVYEDDDLIFRGRAIKPTKEMASNGGFTREYIFEAIDAYLLDSIQRFDNDSGSSAKAYLQKLIKVHNGQFSDNYKHFTLGNCDYSDNEGIIQRQIDYPTTKEAITAQLINKTGGYIRVRYDHDKQTNYIDYTKTIGVSHKADTPISVGKNMLSAKQTIDPTGIITRLIPLGKVQPAPKTTLGDDDTVDENGVATGVTHAVNGDWGPAIRNAGKVMGVTISDEYVQKIKNMIKGESGGSETAVNGWDANARAGHPSAGLLQFTEGTFQNYMVKPFTTWKQGFDQLCALFNMNDWKSEVDKWQIYRSWSPNGTKRMDEVKTTHKGSLNSWGWPFPSVGEGHFMDAQLFGVHAGNGRTNNFHDGLDFGSIDHPGSEVHAIHGGTVTRIGNDGYIGWYVVTHSRDGYDIVYQEAFSSRGNIKVSQGQTIKTGDVIGIRDTSHVHIGVTKKSWYEGYTKGHSFDPNWAWLDPLKLIKEGGQKGDSDNHSKTYEDESPQPRFNITSVNGGKDYIEDADLIKQFGVIEGTQIFDDLQDPAQIKQMGEKWLANEKRHVTKNSFEVSALELPEFDRFKVGDSYQFVNPQVSKTAQLLQVVEKDIDFAHERNSSLKIADVAKSLTDYQIEDSKKINARFQSIQKTLAQQSLTIANLSSGAMSVESNNNQVNQSINQVSEQSNFDAKYIKDELDKHLKDYAEIKKIIDDLPNKYATSEQLKAVSEKVDKLEQEGRE, encoded by the coding sequence GTGGGCTATAGGATTGTGGCATACGATAAGCCAACTGATAAGGGTGGCTTTATCGTGTATGACCAGAACTTAGCAACAAGGAATTTAGTATCTGGTAGCCTTAATTTAAAGCTCACAGATATTGATGATCTTGATCTTACTGTTAATCAGTTAAATCCTCTCTATGATCGTGTTGAGCCATTAATAACTCACATTGAAGTTTATGAAGATGATGATCTTATCTTCCGTGGTCGAGCAATTAAGCCAACCAAAGAAATGGCTTCTAATGGTGGATTTACTCGTGAGTATATTTTTGAAGCTATTGATGCTTATCTGCTGGATAGTATTCAACGCTTTGATAATGATTCTGGGTCAAGTGCTAAAGCTTACTTGCAAAAGCTAATTAAGGTACATAATGGTCAATTTTCTGATAATTATAAGCATTTTACGCTTGGCAACTGTGATTATTCAGACAATGAGGGTATCATTCAAAGGCAGATTGATTATCCAACCACCAAAGAAGCAATTACCGCTCAGCTAATCAACAAAACTGGTGGGTATATCAGAGTACGATACGACCACGATAAGCAGACTAATTACATTGATTACACCAAAACAATAGGAGTATCCCACAAGGCGGACACTCCTATTTCTGTTGGTAAAAATATGTTATCGGCTAAGCAAACCATTGACCCTACAGGAATAATCACTCGATTAATCCCATTAGGTAAAGTGCAACCAGCACCTAAAACCACTCTGGGTGATGATGACACTGTTGATGAAAATGGTGTAGCTACTGGTGTAACTCATGCTGTCAATGGTGACTGGGGACCGGCTATTCGTAATGCTGGTAAAGTCATGGGCGTAACCATTAGTGATGAATATGTTCAGAAGATTAAAAACATGATCAAAGGCGAAAGTGGTGGCTCTGAAACAGCAGTTAATGGTTGGGATGCGAATGCTAGAGCCGGTCACCCAAGTGCCGGATTATTACAGTTCACAGAAGGTACTTTTCAAAATTACATGGTTAAGCCGTTTACAACTTGGAAACAAGGGTTTGATCAATTGTGTGCGCTTTTCAATATGAATGATTGGAAGTCCGAAGTCGATAAGTGGCAAATCTATCGTTCTTGGTCTCCAAACGGCACGAAAAGAATGGACGAAGTCAAGACAACTCACAAGGGTTCGCTTAACTCTTGGGGTTGGCCGTTTCCATCAGTTGGCGAAGGTCATTTCATGGACGCACAACTTTTTGGTGTTCATGCTGGCAACGGTAGAACTAATAACTTTCACGATGGTTTAGACTTCGGTAGCATTGACCACCCTGGAAGTGAAGTACATGCAATTCACGGTGGTACAGTAACTAGAATCGGCAATGATGGTTATATTGGCTGGTATGTAGTTACTCATTCAAGAGATGGATATGACATTGTTTACCAAGAAGCTTTTTCAAGTCGTGGAAACATCAAAGTTAGTCAAGGACAAACGATTAAGACTGGCGATGTGATTGGGATACGTGATACTAGTCACGTTCATATAGGTGTAACCAAGAAATCATGGTATGAGGGTTACACAAAAGGTCATTCTTTCGATCCTAACTGGGCTTGGCTAGACCCGTTGAAGCTTATTAAAGAGGGCGGTCAAAAAGGCGATAGTGATAATCACTCTAAGACCTATGAAGATGAAAGCCCCCAGCCTAGATTTAACATTACCAGCGTCAATGGTGGTAAGGATTATATCGAAGATGCTGACTTAATTAAGCAGTTTGGTGTGATTGAAGGAACGCAGATCTTTGATGACTTGCAAGATCCAGCTCAAATTAAGCAGATGGGCGAGAAGTGGCTTGCTAATGAGAAACGGCACGTCACAAAGAACTCTTTTGAAGTTTCAGCATTAGAGCTACCAGAATTTGATCGTTTTAAGGTTGGCGACTCTTATCAGTTCGTCAATCCACAGGTATCTAAGACAGCTCAATTACTTCAAGTAGTCGAGAAAGATATTGATTTCGCTCACGAGAGAAATAGTAGCTTAAAGATCGCTGATGTTGCTAAGAGTTTGACTGACTATCAGATTGAAGACAGCAAAAAGATCAATGCACGGTTTCAATCAATTCAAAAAACACTAGCTCAGCAATCACTTACTATTGCTAATCTTTCATCGGGTGCAATGAGTGTTGAGAGCAATAATAATCAGGTTAATCAAAGCATTAACCAAGTGTCTGAACAGAGTAATTTTGATGCTAAATATATCAAGGATGAGTTAGACAAGCACTTGAAAGATTATGCTGAAATCAAAAAAATTATTGATGATCTGCCAAACAAGTATGCGACATCCGAACAGCTAAAAGCAGTAAGTGAAAAAGTAGATAAATTAGAGCAGGAAGGGAGAGAGTAA
- a CDS encoding tape measure protein — protein sequence MSDTYGVTATFSARDNISSAIAQMRSRIRGFSDDTNRVTASLGEMAKGTAVFSLISKGVEEMTSSLDGAVSRFDTLQNFPRIMKIMGSPIKESTSAINMLKKGVDGLPTALDTVASTTEKLYPAVGNNVNKAAKSTLALNDAFIASGASAEDASRGLIQYTQMLSTGKVDMMSWRSLEETMPYALQKVAKSFGIASGSMQDLYSKVQSGQISMKQLNDRFIELDQGATGFHEAALNATAGIGTAVANMKNRVKAGLADIIEDIDNTIKKATGVDLAGWINKSSSKIKENLDALGNQIKGSVATIRNIFNILRDAIMQIFPAWKSAIESVVQSYGLLYAQNDKAAALNTFRAIVQQITQALVGLANFIQQNSTKVAALISIVLRATTAFLAFKTAINISNTIAQPFLGLAGGISTATARLTQFFGIGTQFQTFGARILALSNNIKTMGPAGETAKNAISEAVAIIDKLGTKSNASTTAINKARNAISLLGKQDQTTARELSNLLTKIEESSTKSTESISGINALSSSLNPLRNRLNLVKEEFNKLGPNVEKSTAQVRNIGPSLLSAGSSMQTIARTVVSRIVSIFKTMGTGIRASFSSLRSIGPMLLSVFQNPIAAITSGLGRVLGVARTFGASLTAALGPVGIVLAAITAAVVAFTVMWKNNFMNIRGVVSSFVSGVSQSFSSMQSTVSPIINALKVVLEALKPVLQGIAIVIGGTLLVALSAIMLVVAGAIDTIRTVITGISTIVIAIKALITAIAKGGEAIGKFFKGDFKGAAESAKGSVGAIKDGISDIGKQWQNLANNSATAKTVNALKQVGKSTDDDAEKAKDFQKAWSEASKSMQNDNKANKESFDQVVESMKSAFGSDDGMKGYVSTSETLLKSWSSKQQEIQKKSSALMEQATKESGENQRKLRAAAINEMLSDQSKGADQMQQIMNDNNKMLQSGVASNGQKLTDEQKQALKDQNEAVAQALIDQSNMELRAFRLKIDNHEKWTKEDTTRQIAAIKQQNNALYSEHEANAQREKDLEQKLASAKTETEKNGYQMQLDALKQSDQKKLQEIDNNNTQIVESMARSGQLTHKTFTQALNKMKISTTQGLEEMLSEINQHSATMWERMQVMAQYFGTAGKQGTQNFLNAVASGDLEKAGNLMNNQVMKDLGKLPAKMFKGGSDGKKSFLDAIKRGNYEAAGENISDKVDKGLSKRKGGGKGKGANDEGTKRAKEISNGLSSQAPNVQKSAKKVSDAADKGLKANTAKAKSEGKKTATAYSSGVKSGKGSVSSASKELPKAAASGAKSSTGSIKSAGKSVSNSYASGVRSGKESAHSAGASLGSSAVSGLNSKKSSAKRAGTTLGSSMQSGLKSKSSAMRSTGKDLGSSANSGARTYHSDMYSTGKYLAEGIAEGITSGSGAIRRAAESAVQKAVAAARRKADINSPSRVMKLEVGQWLAKGIASGIDEYTEDAQKSAQNLIGRVRSTLAGEAGFILDTRSQLIINPNNQLLGLIANISNKLDRKQQIVMDTGALVGSTADVYNRKFGSDISLNERFSK from the coding sequence ATGTCTGATACTTATGGAGTTACTGCGACTTTTAGCGCTAGAGATAATATATCCAGTGCTATTGCTCAAATGAGATCACGTATTAGAGGTTTTTCTGATGATACTAATCGGGTAACGGCAAGTTTAGGCGAAATGGCAAAAGGAACAGCAGTATTTTCTCTTATTTCAAAAGGTGTGGAGGAAATGACTAGTTCTTTGGATGGTGCTGTTTCAAGATTTGACACCTTGCAAAACTTTCCCCGTATTATGAAGATAATGGGGTCACCAATTAAAGAAAGTACGTCAGCAATTAATATGCTGAAAAAAGGTGTTGATGGATTACCTACAGCATTAGATACAGTTGCCTCCACTACCGAAAAGCTTTATCCAGCTGTTGGAAATAATGTTAATAAAGCTGCTAAATCAACTTTAGCTTTAAACGATGCCTTTATTGCTTCTGGCGCGAGTGCTGAAGATGCAAGTCGTGGCTTGATCCAATATACTCAAATGTTATCTACCGGAAAAGTAGATATGATGTCGTGGCGCTCACTTGAAGAAACTATGCCATATGCTTTACAAAAGGTTGCTAAATCATTTGGTATCGCCTCAGGTTCAATGCAGGATTTGTATTCTAAAGTACAATCCGGCCAGATTTCGATGAAACAATTGAATGATCGCTTTATTGAATTAGATCAAGGTGCAACAGGATTTCATGAAGCTGCGTTAAATGCTACTGCGGGTATTGGTACAGCAGTAGCCAATATGAAGAACCGTGTCAAGGCCGGATTAGCGGATATCATTGAAGATATTGATAATACTATAAAAAAGGCAACTGGTGTAGATCTTGCAGGTTGGATTAACAAGAGTTCTTCAAAAATTAAAGAAAATCTTGATGCATTAGGCAATCAAATTAAAGGATCAGTAGCCACAATTAGAAATATTTTTAATATTTTACGTGATGCTATTATGCAGATTTTTCCAGCATGGAAATCAGCAATTGAGAGTGTAGTTCAATCCTATGGCTTACTGTATGCGCAAAACGATAAAGCCGCGGCTTTAAATACATTTCGAGCAATAGTTCAGCAGATAACACAGGCTCTAGTAGGATTAGCTAACTTTATTCAGCAAAATAGCACTAAAGTAGCCGCTTTAATTTCAATAGTATTACGTGCAACTACTGCATTTTTAGCATTTAAAACTGCAATAAATATTTCTAATACTATTGCTCAACCTTTCTTAGGTTTAGCTGGTGGAATCAGTACTGCTACAGCTCGTTTAACTCAATTCTTTGGGATTGGTACTCAATTTCAAACTTTTGGCGCTCGTATACTTGCGTTGTCTAATAATATCAAGACAATGGGGCCTGCTGGTGAAACGGCAAAGAATGCTATTAGCGAGGCAGTTGCAATTATTGATAAATTAGGAACTAAAAGTAATGCATCAACTACTGCAATAAATAAGGCAAGAAATGCTATTTCTTTATTGGGAAAGCAAGATCAGACAACTGCTAGGGAGCTTTCAAATCTTTTAACTAAGATTGAAGAAAGTAGTACTAAATCTACTGAATCTATTAGCGGAATAAATGCTTTAAGTAGTTCATTAAATCCTTTGAGAAATCGTTTAAATCTTGTCAAAGAAGAATTCAATAAATTAGGTCCGAATGTCGAAAAATCGACCGCACAAGTTAGAAATATAGGACCTAGTCTTCTAAGTGCAGGAAGTTCAATGCAAACGATTGCTAGAACCGTTGTCTCTAGGATAGTTTCTATTTTTAAAACAATGGGAACTGGAATTAGAGCTTCATTTTCTTCTCTAAGATCAATTGGGCCTATGTTGCTTTCCGTTTTTCAAAATCCTATTGCTGCAATTACTAGCGGGTTAGGTAGGGTTTTGGGTGTTGCACGAACATTTGGTGCATCGCTTACTGCTGCACTTGGTCCAGTTGGAATCGTACTTGCTGCAATAACTGCTGCAGTTGTGGCTTTTACTGTAATGTGGAAAAACAACTTTATGAATATTCGTGGAGTTGTTTCTAGTTTTGTTTCTGGTGTTAGTCAAAGCTTTTCTAGTATGCAAAGTACAGTTAGTCCGATAATCAATGCCTTAAAAGTAGTATTAGAAGCCCTGAAACCAGTTTTGCAAGGAATTGCAATAGTTATTGGTGGTACTTTATTGGTTGCTTTATCAGCGATTATGTTGGTAGTCGCTGGTGCGATTGATACTATTAGAACTGTAATCACAGGTATCTCCACAATTGTTATTGCAATTAAAGCTTTAATTACCGCTATTGCAAAAGGTGGAGAGGCTATCGGAAAGTTCTTTAAAGGCGACTTTAAGGGCGCCGCTGAAAGTGCTAAAGGATCAGTAGGTGCTATTAAAGATGGAATTTCTGATATTGGTAAGCAATGGCAGAACTTAGCTAATAATAGTGCCACTGCTAAAACTGTTAATGCTTTAAAGCAAGTTGGTAAATCGACAGATGATGATGCAGAAAAAGCAAAAGATTTTCAAAAGGCGTGGTCTGAAGCCTCTAAATCTATGCAAAATGATAATAAGGCTAATAAAGAAAGTTTTGACCAAGTCGTCGAATCGATGAAGTCAGCCTTTGGTTCTGATGATGGGATGAAAGGATATGTTTCAACCAGCGAAACTTTATTAAAATCATGGAGTTCTAAACAGCAAGAGATTCAAAAGAAATCCAGTGCCTTAATGGAGCAAGCAACAAAAGAAAGCGGAGAAAATCAGCGGAAGTTACGAGCTGCTGCTATTAATGAAATGCTAAGCGACCAATCTAAGGGCGCTGATCAAATGCAGCAAATTATGAATGACAATAATAAAATGCTGCAATCTGGAGTTGCTTCTAATGGTCAGAAATTAACTGATGAGCAAAAGCAAGCCCTTAAAGATCAAAATGAGGCAGTTGCACAAGCTTTAATTGATCAATCCAATATGGAATTAAGAGCTTTTAGACTTAAGATTGATAATCATGAAAAGTGGACTAAAGAAGATACAACCAGACAGATCGCTGCAATAAAGCAACAAAATAATGCTTTGTATTCAGAACATGAAGCTAATGCACAACGTGAAAAGGACTTAGAACAAAAGTTAGCTAGTGCCAAAACCGAAACTGAAAAGAATGGCTATCAAATGCAATTAGACGCTTTAAAACAAAGCGATCAGAAAAAACTGCAAGAGATTGACAATAACAATACTCAAATTGTTGAGTCAATGGCTCGTTCCGGTCAGCTAACTCATAAGACTTTCACACAAGCATTAAATAAGATGAAAATTAGTACCACTCAAGGCTTAGAAGAAATGTTGAGTGAAATTAATCAACATTCAGCTACGATGTGGGAACGTATGCAGGTAATGGCTCAGTACTTTGGAACAGCTGGAAAACAAGGAACACAAAACTTCTTAAACGCTGTAGCTTCCGGAGATTTAGAAAAAGCTGGTAACTTAATGAATAACCAAGTTATGAAGGATTTGGGTAAATTACCAGCCAAGATGTTTAAAGGTGGTAGTGATGGCAAAAAGAGTTTCTTAGATGCCATCAAACGTGGCAATTATGAGGCTGCCGGAGAAAACATTAGTGATAAAGTTGATAAAGGTCTGTCTAAACGTAAAGGTGGCGGAAAAGGAAAAGGCGCAAATGATGAAGGAACCAAGAGAGCAAAAGAAATCTCTAATGGGTTAAGTTCGCAAGCTCCTAATGTTCAAAAATCTGCTAAAAAAGTTTCTGATGCAGCCGATAAAGGGTTAAAGGCTAATACTGCTAAAGCTAAGTCGGAAGGTAAAAAAACTGCTACAGCATATTCGTCTGGTGTTAAATCGGGTAAAGGTTCCGTATCATCTGCATCTAAAGAATTGCCAAAAGCAGCAGCTAGTGGAGCGAAGTCATCAACTGGATCAATTAAGTCTGCAGGTAAATCAGTTTCAAATAGTTATGCGTCTGGAGTTAGAAGCGGTAAAGAATCCGCTCATTCAGCCGGCGCTTCATTAGGATCAAGTGCAGTTAGTGGTTTAAATAGTAAAAAATCTTCAGCTAAAAGGGCTGGAACTACATTAGGAAGTTCTATGCAAAGTGGTCTTAAGTCTAAATCTAGTGCAATGAGATCAACTGGAAAAGATTTAGGAAGTTCGGCAAATAGTGGTGCTAGAACTTATCACAGTGACATGTATTCAACTGGTAAATATTTGGCAGAAGGAATTGCAGAAGGTATTACTAGTGGCTCAGGAGCCATTAGACGAGCCGCTGAAAGTGCAGTTCAAAAAGCTGTTGCAGCAGCACGAAGAAAAGCAGATATTAATTCACCTTCTAGAGTAATGAAATTAGAAGTTGGTCAATGGCTTGCTAAAGGAATTGCTTCTGGTATTGACGAATATACAGAAGATGCGCAAAAGAGTGCCCAGAATTTAATTGGACGAGTTCGTAGTACATTAGCTGGCGAAGCTGGATTTATTCTTGATACTCGTAGTCAACTTATCATTAATCCTAATAATCAGTTACTTGGTTTAATTGCTAATATCAGTAATAAGCTTGATAGAAAACAGCAAATAGTAATGGATACTGGTGCATTAGTTGGATCGACAGCTGATGTATATAATCGAAAATTTGGTAGTGATATTTCACTAAATGAAAGGTTTTCAAAATGA
- a CDS encoding phage tail protein — protein sequence MKKITLNGKTYKLELTLNNLRDFGFVPNKFGENTELLSNIVAGLNLGDAFTLIDTLSKLLKRYKVKEKDVEQAVIHDKNSGNLYKVLIDFFKTEPLTKQMMKTINPMITEAFDKIKNPMEQMAPKE from the coding sequence ATGAAGAAAATCACTTTGAACGGTAAAACTTATAAATTAGAATTAACCTTAAATAATTTACGAGATTTTGGTTTTGTTCCTAACAAGTTTGGAGAAAATACAGAACTATTGAGTAATATTGTTGCCGGTCTTAATTTAGGGGATGCTTTTACTTTGATTGATACTCTATCTAAATTGCTGAAGCGATACAAAGTAAAGGAAAAAGATGTTGAACAAGCAGTAATTCATGATAAAAATAGTGGAAATCTCTATAAGGTGCTGATTGATTTTTTCAAGACCGAACCACTTACCAAACAGATGATGAAGACAATCAATCCGATGATTACGGAAGCATTCGACAAGATCAAAAATCCAATGGAACAAATGGCACCCAAAGAATAA
- a CDS encoding phage major tail protein, TP901-1 family, with product MQKALSGTRKVLMFKLAKDRDKKNATRLALETTHTIKEAGKVATTETKDGTVNNPGEITTTIDIEALASDSPTYRLLHYAAKHSELVDCWEINFEKPDPDNKGKYLAQYGSGYLSSWETPDKVGDNETVKTTLNVDGKLVSGYATVSDEDVATANNFFRDTTAGANEEKGLDEYSQIYPDDKKPETPASNS from the coding sequence ATGCAAAAAGCATTAAGTGGGACTCGTAAAGTCCTAATGTTTAAGTTAGCTAAAGATAGAGATAAGAAAAATGCTACTCGTTTGGCGTTAGAAACTACACATACTATTAAGGAAGCTGGGAAAGTGGCAACTACTGAAACTAAAGATGGTACAGTTAACAATCCTGGTGAGATTACTACAACTATTGATATTGAAGCCTTAGCTTCTGATTCACCTACTTATCGTTTATTGCACTATGCTGCAAAGCATAGCGAACTAGTAGATTGTTGGGAGATTAATTTTGAAAAGCCAGATCCTGATAATAAAGGAAAGTATTTAGCTCAATATGGTTCTGGCTATCTTTCAAGTTGGGAAACTCCTGATAAGGTGGGAGATAACGAAACAGTTAAAACTACATTGAATGTGGACGGGAAGCTCGTTAGTGGTTATGCAACTGTAAGTGATGAAGATGTAGCTACTGCAAATAATTTCTTCCGTGATACTACTGCAGGTGCTAACGAAGAAAAAGGATTAGATGAATATAGTCAAATCTATCCTGATGATAAGAAACCAGAAACTCCAGCGAGTAACAGCTAG
- a CDS encoding HK97-gp10 family putative phage morphogenesis protein, with translation MADYSISWEGLDALDEALANQQKMSAVKKVVKKHTANLMTATQQAVPVDTGHLKQSAQTQISRDGFTGSVTYGGGLVNYAAYVEFGTRFMDARKYVGVPFMSERIKFIDDLKDLAR, from the coding sequence ATGGCAGACTATAGTATTTCATGGGAAGGTTTAGACGCTTTAGATGAAGCATTAGCCAATCAACAAAAAATGAGTGCTGTAAAAAAGGTTGTTAAAAAGCACACAGCTAATTTAATGACAGCTACTCAACAAGCTGTACCGGTTGATACAGGACATCTAAAGCAATCTGCTCAAACTCAAATTAGCAGAGATGGATTTACTGGATCTGTTACTTATGGTGGTGGATTGGTAAATTATGCTGCTTACGTTGAGTTTGGTACTCGATTTATGGATGCTAGAAAATATGTTGGTGTTCCATTTATGTCAGAACGAATTAAATTTATTGATGATTTAAAGGATTTAGCACGATGA
- a CDS encoding phage head-tail connector protein has translation MSDVLDDQLTKLKTALQLSDTKHDNLLKLYLEDATDFLKLRLSVTGTLPNEMLAIVRGAAVKKFNRFKNEGMASYSQDGESITFASSDFDEWDDEISQWRKDHSGVNKGTWVNPYAIRHSRSSN, from the coding sequence ATGAGTGACGTATTAGATGACCAACTAACAAAGCTGAAAACAGCTCTCCAATTATCCGATACTAAACATGACAACCTCTTGAAGCTGTATCTTGAAGATGCTACCGATTTTTTAAAATTAAGGCTATCTGTTACAGGTACTCTCCCAAATGAGATGTTAGCAATTGTACGTGGTGCAGCAGTTAAAAAATTTAATCGTTTTAAGAATGAAGGTATGGCTAGCTATTCACAAGATGGAGAATCTATTACATTTGCTTCTTCTGATTTTGATGAGTGGGATGATGAAATAAGTCAGTGGCGTAAAGATCATTCTGGTGTAAATAAAGGAACGTGGGTGAATCCGTATGCGATACGACACAGTCGTTCATCTAATTAA
- a CDS encoding DUF4355 domain-containing protein encodes MPKDIKDNVVNDTEEGKAAATNSEKADYKKLDADEIVKPYIDRITKEQAKKNDYKSKYEDALKEIDQLKTNNGKSAKEITEEDERQREYEQLKKANADLKAQIQRSNAIKDVNGIFKKADLNIDDDVLNMVVNNDANITASNAKAIIELVNKSREEGRNSILKGQTPKVGGNKLKTPEDDLKHALGL; translated from the coding sequence ATGCCAAAAGATATAAAAGATAATGTTGTTAATGATACTGAAGAAGGTAAAGCTGCAGCTACCAATTCAGAAAAAGCAGATTACAAAAAGCTTGATGCAGATGAAATTGTTAAACCCTATATTGACCGAATTACTAAGGAACAAGCAAAGAAAAATGACTATAAGTCAAAGTATGAAGATGCCTTAAAAGAAATCGATCAATTAAAGACTAATAATGGCAAATCTGCTAAAGAAATCACTGAAGAAGATGAGCGTCAAAGAGAATATGAGCAATTAAAGAAAGCTAATGCTGACTTAAAAGCTCAAATCCAGCGATCTAACGCTATTAAAGATGTTAATGGCATCTTTAAAAAGGCAGATCTCAATATTGACGATGATGTTCTTAATATGGTGGTTAATAATGATGCAAACATTACTGCTTCTAATGCAAAAGCAATTATCGAATTAGTTAATAAATCGCGTGAAGAAGGAAGAAATTCCATTCTTAAAGGTCAAACTCCGAAAGTTGGAGGCAATAAGCTGAAAACTCCAGAAGATGATTTAAAACACGCCCTAGGTTTATAG
- a CDS encoding phage portal protein — protein MKDINYGRDKVTGNSSFIFPKGEKLTSNELLGFIAYNETVLKPRYKENMKLYLGKHNILTAPGKETGADNRIVVNSAKYVVDVYNGYFCGIEPKLSLLNGSSKIDEIARWNRQENFFDTINEISKQCDIFGRSIASVYQGEDARPHLMYSSPNHAFIIYDDTVQRQPLAFVHYQIDNSNNWTDAYGVIQYADKLYRFKGYDIEEDTNEAGYAINPYGLVPAVEFFENEERQGIFDSIKTLINALDKVISQKANQVEYFDNAYMYMLGFELPEDAEGNPKFDFKNNRVLYVNHIDPDTNPQIGFISKPDADQMQENLIQHLTDFIFMMAMVPNIQDKNFAGNSSGVALQYKLFAMKNKADSKERKFDKSLMQLYRIVLATLFNNKQDQELWSELDFKFIRNLPEDMASAIDNAKNAEGIVSKKTQLGMIPDIDPESEMKQISKEKTDAIQQVQKLSLPIDGLKRDDDVKKEQ, from the coding sequence TTGAAAGATATTAATTACGGAAGAGATAAAGTTACTGGAAACAGTAGCTTTATTTTTCCTAAGGGAGAAAAATTAACTAGCAATGAGCTACTTGGTTTTATTGCATACAATGAAACAGTATTAAAGCCTAGGTATAAAGAAAATATGAAGCTATATTTAGGCAAACATAATATCCTAACAGCACCTGGGAAAGAGACGGGGGCAGATAATCGGATTGTAGTTAATTCAGCAAAATATGTTGTCGATGTTTACAATGGATATTTCTGCGGTATTGAGCCTAAGCTCTCACTACTTAATGGCAGTTCAAAAATTGATGAAATAGCCAGATGGAATAGGCAGGAAAACTTTTTTGACACAATTAATGAAATCAGCAAACAATGTGATATTTTTGGCCGTTCTATTGCAAGCGTATACCAGGGCGAAGATGCGAGACCGCATTTGATGTATTCTAGCCCTAATCATGCTTTTATCATTTATGACGATACAGTACAGCGTCAGCCCTTAGCATTTGTTCATTATCAGATTGATAATTCTAACAATTGGACTGATGCTTATGGAGTAATCCAATACGCTGATAAGCTATATCGTTTTAAAGGATATGATATTGAAGAAGATACTAATGAGGCTGGATATGCAATTAATCCATATGGGTTAGTTCCTGCAGTTGAGTTCTTTGAAAATGAAGAACGACAAGGTATCTTTGATTCTATCAAGACTTTAATCAATGCTCTGGATAAAGTAATCAGTCAAAAAGCCAATCAAGTAGAATACTTTGACAATGCTTATATGTATATGCTGGGCTTCGAATTACCAGAAGATGCTGAAGGTAATCCTAAGTTTGATTTTAAGAATAATCGTGTATTGTATGTTAATCACATTGATCCAGATACTAATCCACAAATCGGTTTTATTTCAAAACCGGATGCAGATCAGATGCAAGAGAACCTTATTCAGCATTTAACAGATTTTATTTTTATGATGGCTATGGTTCCAAATATTCAAGATAAAAACTTTGCTGGTAATTCTAGCGGTGTAGCCCTGCAATATAAGTTGTTTGCAATGAAGAATAAGGCCGATAGCAAAGAGCGTAAATTTGATAAATCATTGATGCAACTTTATCGGATTGTACTTGCTACTTTATTTAATAATAAGCAAGATCAAGAGTTATGGAGTGAATTAGATTTCAAGTTCATTCGTAATCTTCCTGAAGATATGGCTAGTGCAATTGATAATGCTAAGAATGCTGAAGGTATTGTTTCTAAGAAGACCCAATTAGGGATGATTCCAGATATTGATCCGGAATCCGAAATGAAGCAGATTTCAAAAGAAAAAACTGATGCAATTCAGCAAGTTCAAAAATTAAGTTTACCTATTGATGGTTTGAAGCGTGATGACGATGTTAAGAAAGAGCAGTAA